The Candidatus Omnitrophota bacterium genome segment AATTCGCCGTATGGCGCCTGCCCGGAATGCGACGGGCTCGGTAACAAGATGGAGATAGACCCGGATCTCGTTATAACCGATAAGACGAAGCCGGTTATCGATTCCGTCGATGCCTGGAGGCGCGGCGGGAAGGGGCTCTATCTTTATTACAGGCGGCTTATGCGTTCGCTCGCCCAGGAACACGGCTTCGACGTCCAGACGCCCTTTAAGGATCTTCCTAAAGATATTAAAAAATTAGTGCTTTACGGGGAAGGTAAAGGAAAAGGGTGGGGCGTATATGAAGGAGTCATACCTAACCTGGAAAGGCGGTTCCGCGAGACGGAAAGCGAATTCATAAAGACTGAAATCGGCAAATATATGTCCGTCCTGCCATGCCCTGTTTGCAACGGGAATAAACTGAAGCCCGAATCTCTCTCTGTCACGGTAGGCGGCAGGAATATCGCCGAGGTTTCCGCCATGGCGATAAAGGGACTGCGAACATTTATCGCGGGGCTTGATCTGACTCCGACGCAGGAGAATATAGCGCGTCAGGTGCTGAAGGAGATATCCTCGCGCCTGCAATTCATGATAGACGTTGGCCTCGACTACCTTACGCTCGACCGGCGCAGTTATACATTATCCGGCGGTGAGGCCCAGCGCATACGGCTTGCTACACAGATAGGCTCCGGACTGGTTGGAGTCATCTATATCCTCGATGAGCCGAGCATAGGCTTACACCAGCGGGACAATTCGAAGCTTCTCGATACTCTTATTAAATTGCGCGATCTCGGTAATACTCTCATCGTGGTTGAGCACGACGAGGCGACCATCCGGAAGGCCGACCACATAATCGATCTCGGCCCGGGCGCCGGTGAGCACGGCGGCCGCGTGATAGCGGAAGGTGGACTTAAGGACATACTCGCATCGAAAGACTCTCTCACGGGGAAATATCTGCGCGGTGAGTACCGGATAAATGCTCCATCCGGGCGGCGCAAGCCCGATAAGAAAAAGATACTGCGCATAATCGGCGCGCGGGAACACAACCTGAAGACTATAGATGTGGAGATACCGCTGGGCCTGTTCGTATGCGTAACGGGCGTGTCGGGTTCCGGCAAGAGCACACTTGTGGATGACATCCTGTATAAAACGCTGGCCAAAAAATTCTACCATTCCAAGGAACGGCCCGGAGAACATAAAAGGATAGAAGGCATACAGTTCATAGATAAGGTTGTTGTCATCGACCAGTCGCCCATCGGCAGGACGCCTCGCTCCAATCCCGCTACATACACGGGCGCGTTCTCATTCGTCAGGGATCTATTCTCTAAACTTCCGGAATCTAAGATACGGGGGTACAAACCGGGCCGTTTCAGTTTCAACGTCAAGGGCGGCAGGTGTGAAGCGTGCATGGGCGACGGCATAAGAAAGATAGAAATGCACTTTCTGCCGGATATATACGTCCAATGTGAAGTATGTAAGGGCAAACGTTTCAACGCACAGACGCTCGAAGTGAAATTTAAGGGCAAATCGATCGCGGATGTCCTCGATACATCCATTGAGGAAGCGATGGAGCTTTTCGCGAACATCCCTTCGGTTAAAAATAAACTTAAAACCCTTAACGAGGTGGGCTTAGGTTATGTGCGCCTGGGGCAGTCGGCCACGACCCTTTCCGGCGGAGAAGCGCAGAGGATAAAGCTTGCCACCGAGCTGTCGAAGTCGGCGACGGGCAGGACCTTCTATATACTCGACGAGCCCACGACAGGGCTCCACTTTGCGGACATAGACAAATTGTTGTCCGTATTGCAGGCGCTTGTGCGCGGCGGCAATACGGTGCTGGTCATAGAGCATAATCTCGATGTGATAAAAACCTCCGACTACATCATTGACCTCGGCCCGGAGGGCGGCGACGAAGGCGGGAGAGTAGTTGCGAGCGGTTCGCCCGAGGAAATAGCGAATAATGAGAGATCATATACCGGGCAGTATCTGAAGGAAACGTTGTGCTAACGTATAGCCTGAAAAGAAAAATGCTGTTTTTTTTGGTGATCGCGGCGATCTTTCTGCAGGCACATTCGGTATCGGCGCAGAATATTGAAGACGGGGATATCGTTATCGCCAAAGATGCTTTTAAGAACGGGCTTTATGATATAGCCGGCGAGCGGTTTGAAGCCATATTGCGTAATTACCCCGATACCGCGCGCGTATATGAGATACATTCGCTTCTGGGTAAATGCTACTATTATCAGAATAAACTTTCCCGGGCGTCGTATGAATTTGACATTGTCATTAACGCGCCCGCGGGAAGCGATTCCCAGGATGAGGCCCTGTACTGGTCCGGAGAGATATCGCTCAAGTCGGGCGAACTTAAAAAAGCGCTCGGTTTTTATCAACAGACCATAGACGCGTTTCCGTCATCGAAATATATAAGCTACGCTCTTTATTCAAAAGGATGGTGTTATTATAAGTTAGGCCTTCTTGAAGACGCCGTTTCCTGTTTCAAAGACACCGCCGCGAAGTATCCGCTTGAAAAAGCGGCACCCGATGCGCAGTTTTTGGCAGGTGAATGCCATTACCTGATGGCCAGATATGCCCCTGCCGAAAAGGAACTCAAAGAGTTTACGGAAAAGTTCCCGCTTTCCGGGAAGACGGCCGAGGCTTATTATCTTTTGGGCGATACGAGTTTCTATCTTTCGAAATATACCGACGCCGTAAACTATTTCCAGCGCGCTCTCGCGATATCACCCACAGCGGCATGGGCGCCGTTTGCCGAATATCGTATCGCCGCCGCGCTTTACCAGGCCGGTGATTACGCCGCGAGCATCAAAGGTTACAGGAAATGCCTATCCAGGCGTTCAAGCGGCCTCATCGAAGGCTCGATCCTCCTCGGGCTTGCCCGTAATTACGAGAAGACCGGCATGACCGTGGACGCTATGGAGGCCTATGACGGCGTGATAGCGATGCGTTCCAGAGGCGATGTTGTGGCGGAGGCATATTACCGAAAAGCGCGCCTTTTATCGGATCTCGGCAGGCACGACGAGGCTGAAAGGCTTTGCAGGGAGGGCATAGAGAAATTCCCGGATTCCAAATATACCGATAACCTGCACAGTGAATTGGCCCGATCGTATTCGATGCAGGATGCGAAGCAGGGGGAGGCCATAAAAGAGTTCCGCCGCGTGTGCGATGTGTCGAAGGATCCGTCTTTGATCGCGGATGCGCTTGTCGGGATGGGCGACATATATCTGGCGGCCAAAGATGACGGTAAAGCGATAGCGAGTTACGACATGGCCCTGAACAGGTATCCCGACAGTCGCGTGGCCGCCTACGCGCAGATACGGCTCGGGGATGTTTTTTTAGAGACGGGTAACCTCGACCAGGCGGCCCTGGCGTATCAGAGCGCGCTTGCCAATTTCCCGGATACTTCGTTTAAGGAGAAGGTGCTTCTTTCGCTCGCCATCGTCGATTTTCGTAAGGGTGATTTCGAACGGGCCGTGTCAGGGTTTACAAATTTATTCAAAGCGTTTCCCGGCAATAAAAACAATGCGCGCATCAGGCTTTATCTGGCTGATTCTATGTATAACGCAGGAGATTACCCAGCCGCTCTGGCGCTCTACAAAGAGATAGAAAAAGATGCTCCCAGCGTGGAGCTTAAAGCGGCGGCCGGTTATCAGGCCGGGTGGAGTCTTTTAAATATGGGCAGGGATTCTCAGGCTATCGATGAGTTTGGCAGGCTCTTGAAAAATTATCCGCTTTCCGGCGTGGCTTACGATGCAAGATTTGAACTTGCGGAATATTATGCCTCGAAGGGAAAATATGATACGGCACGGGAATACTATTATTCGATAGCGAAGGCTATCCCTGCCGTAGATCTTACCGAAAAGGCTCTTTACGAGGCGGCGCTCACATACTGCAGGCAAAATAGGACGCAGGAGGCTGTTGACGGGATCGATGAGCTGGCGGTAAAATTCCCGGGATCAGTTTACGCAAGGAACGGTTACAGGAAGATAGCGAATATTAAAAAAGATTCCGGTGATTTTACCGGGTCGGTTGTTTATCTGCGAAAAGCGCTCGGTAGC includes the following:
- the uvrA gene encoding excinuclease ABC subunit UvrA, giving the protein MEKNFILIKGAREHNLKNIDITIPRDKLVVVTGLSGSGKSSLAFDTIYAEGQRRYVESLSSYARQFLDQLQKPDVDYIDGLSPAISIEQRTAGSNPRSTVGTQTEIHDYLRLLYASVGTPHCPKCGKAITRQSAQEIVDQVLKAAAGEESILVLAPLIRGRKGEYRELFKKASADGFVRVRVDGKVCELANAIKLDKNKKHDIEVVVDRLVIKENVKKRLTDSIESALEAGGGLVIVNFQKHNTSHDVLFNEHYACADCGISLEELTPRIFSFNSPYGACPECDGLGNKMEIDPDLVITDKTKPVIDSVDAWRRGGKGLYLYYRRLMRSLAQEHGFDVQTPFKDLPKDIKKLVLYGEGKGKGWGVYEGVIPNLERRFRETESEFIKTEIGKYMSVLPCPVCNGNKLKPESLSVTVGGRNIAEVSAMAIKGLRTFIAGLDLTPTQENIARQVLKEISSRLQFMIDVGLDYLTLDRRSYTLSGGEAQRIRLATQIGSGLVGVIYILDEPSIGLHQRDNSKLLDTLIKLRDLGNTLIVVEHDEATIRKADHIIDLGPGAGEHGGRVIAEGGLKDILASKDSLTGKYLRGEYRINAPSGRRKPDKKKILRIIGAREHNLKTIDVEIPLGLFVCVTGVSGSGKSTLVDDILYKTLAKKFYHSKERPGEHKRIEGIQFIDKVVVIDQSPIGRTPRSNPATYTGAFSFVRDLFSKLPESKIRGYKPGRFSFNVKGGRCEACMGDGIRKIEMHFLPDIYVQCEVCKGKRFNAQTLEVKFKGKSIADVLDTSIEEAMELFANIPSVKNKLKTLNEVGLGYVRLGQSATTLSGGEAQRIKLATELSKSATGRTFYILDEPTTGLHFADIDKLLSVLQALVRGGNTVLVIEHNLDVIKTSDYIIDLGPEGGDEGGRVVASGSPEEIANNERSYTGQYLKETLC
- a CDS encoding tetratricopeptide repeat protein; protein product: MLTYSLKRKMLFFLVIAAIFLQAHSVSAQNIEDGDIVIAKDAFKNGLYDIAGERFEAILRNYPDTARVYEIHSLLGKCYYYQNKLSRASYEFDIVINAPAGSDSQDEALYWSGEISLKSGELKKALGFYQQTIDAFPSSKYISYALYSKGWCYYKLGLLEDAVSCFKDTAAKYPLEKAAPDAQFLAGECHYLMARYAPAEKELKEFTEKFPLSGKTAEAYYLLGDTSFYLSKYTDAVNYFQRALAISPTAAWAPFAEYRIAAALYQAGDYAASIKGYRKCLSRRSSGLIEGSILLGLARNYEKTGMTVDAMEAYDGVIAMRSRGDVVAEAYYRKARLLSDLGRHDEAERLCREGIEKFPDSKYTDNLHSELARSYSMQDAKQGEAIKEFRRVCDVSKDPSLIADALVGMGDIYLAAKDDGKAIASYDMALNRYPDSRVAAYAQIRLGDVFLETGNLDQAALAYQSALANFPDTSFKEKVLLSLAIVDFRKGDFERAVSGFTNLFKAFPGNKNNARIRLYLADSMYNAGDYPAALALYKEIEKDAPSVELKAAAGYQAGWSLLNMGRDSQAIDEFGRLLKNYPLSGVAYDARFELAEYYASKGKYDTAREYYYSIAKAIPAVDLTEKALYEAALTYCRQNRTQEAVDGIDELAVKFPGSVYARNGYRKIANIKKDSGDFTGSVVYLRKALGSENNEFNAQVQYEIAEAIEKVGALQGAAAEYLKVPELYPKGAFWAVRAQLRSAQIFEKTGAFGEAGKLYEKLADMDVEESSFAKERLQKLRKAK